Genomic DNA from Methanosarcina sp. MTP4:
AAAAAGCATGTACGATGTATATGCGGTTCGCAAAGATTTCCCTGTTTTAAAAGAAGTCGTGTACCTCGATAGCACGGCGACCACGCAGACCCCGGTACCTGCGGTTGAAGCCATGAACGAATTCTTCTATAGATACGCAGGCAACCACGGGAGGGGAGCCCACCGCCTGGCCCGCGAGACCACAAACCACTATGAAGACGCGAGGGAAACGGTAGCCCGCTTCCTGAACAGCGAACCCTCAAAGACCGTTTTTACAAAAAACACCACTGAAGGGATCAACCTCGTGGCAAACAGTTACCCCTGGGAAGCAGGAGACCACATCATCACAACCCTGATAGAGCACCATTCCAACCTTCTGCCCTGGCTGCGCCTGCAAAAGTTCGGGGTAAACATAACGGTCGTGCACCCTGACAGGGAAGGCAGGATCGATCCGGCTGTCATAGAAGCTGCCATCACCGACAGGACGAAGCTTATTGCGGTAACCCAGGTCTCAAACGTCTTTGGCTCCGTCCAGGACGTGGAAAGGATTACGAAAATTGCCCACCGGCATGGCATAAAGATCCTGATTGACGGCGCCCAGTCCGCAGGACACATGCCAGTTGATCTCTCCGCGCTTGGCTGCGACTTTTTTGCGACCGCAGGCCATAAGGGCCTCCTCGGTCCCCAGGGCACGGGGGTCCTGTATATAAAGGAGCCGGATGAGCTCGAAAGTGCCTCCGTTGGAGGTGGGGCTGTCTCGGAAGTAAGCGGGCTCTCTTTTGTCCTGGAACCTTCCCCGGCCTGTTTTGAAGCCGGAACCCCAAACATCCCCGGCGTAATCGGGCTTGGAAGGGCAGTTGAATATGTAAAGGAAATCGGAGTTCCCGAAATAGAAAAGCAGGAAATTACGCTTGCGCGGGAGACGGCAAAGAGGCTTTCCGAACTTGAACATGTGGAGGTTTACGGCCCCGAAAATAGGGCTGGGGTCGTGCCCTTCAACGTCCGTGGGCTGCACGCCCATGACGTTGCCCTGATCCTGGACCAGAGCAGGAAAATCTGCGTCCGAAGCGGCCATCACTGCGCAATCCCCAGCGTCCGCTTTCTGGAAGTGGATAGTACGGTAAGGGCATCCTTTGCACTGTACAATACCGAAGAAGAAGTAGACATCCTGGTAAACGCGGTCAACGAACTCAAAGCCCTAGTTGGCTGAGTCCCTTTCAACCGTGGACTGAATCCCTGCTACTCCGGGATACAGGCTATAGTTAATATAGGAAATTTGTATAGAAGTTCCATACACATTGGAGCAAAAAGTCAACTACCCCGGGGCTAAAAGTTCAGGGGTCCCCTGATAAGGCAATATAAAAGATTTTATAAAAAATCAAGCTTCGGAGCACGAAACATGGAGCGAATAACAAGCGGAATCAGAGGGTTAGACCCTCTTCTGGGAGGCGGGTACCCTGAAGGAAAAGGAATCCTTATCACAGGACCCACAGGTTCCGGAAAAACAATCATCGGGATACATTTTTTGTACAGTAACTGCAGCGCCGGAAAGAAAGGACTTTTGATCCTGACCAGAGGACTTCTGGAAGACCTGGTCCTGCAGTCAAAAGACCTGGGAATGGACCTTGAACCCTTTATAGATTCAGGGACACTTGTGGTAGAAAATGTTTTTGAGAACCGCATCCGGGAAACAATTTCTTCTTCGCGTCTGGGAAAAGGGCTTGAAATCAGGGAAAAAGACAGGATATCACAAATAAAAACCCTCTCAAAAGATGTTGAAGTTGTTGTTCAGGACAGCCTTGGGGCATTCACAAGTACGCAGGGCTGTGTTGGAGGAGACCCTTTCAAAAAGTTCGACCCTATCTACAGAATCCTAGCAGAACACGGGTGCACATCCCTTTTCCTCATAGACGACCGTGCCCATCAGCAGCTTAAGGGTTTTGCAGACTACCTGGTATTCGGGAAAATCGAACTGAAACTCAGGGAAGATGGCATAAGTGGAAAATTTTCACGCTACCTTTCGGTAACAAAGATGCGCGCCACAGAGCTCTCCCTTGAAAACGTCCAGTTTGAGCTGACCTCGTCCGGGATCAGGGTAAAATAAAGCCCGGAACCCGGATGTTTCAAACTTTTTTGATTTATTTTAGGTTCCGCAGCCGGTTATGAAGCAGTTTTGGTATTAAATATTTATGAAGATATATGTCCAGATATTATCTATTTCAATATTAATTCAGAAAAAGAATAAACATTAAATTGGTAACAGAAATATTTAATCGACAACATGCGCAATAGGTGGCGAGAAGGATAAAAATATATAGATATTAACAAAGAAAAAAAGGATAAAAATGAGATAAAATCGGACAGAGTGATAGAAAGTTTTTATAAGATGTTAATCTCTATATAATTTGATGGAGATGCCTCGAGATTCGCAAGAAATAGCTCAAGATTTGGAGGAAACAACTCCAGAGCTAGGGGAAACAACTCAGGAGCTGGAAGAAACAACTCTGGAGCTAGGGGAGACAACTCCGGAGCCAGGGGAAACTGCTCAGGAGTTAGAGGAAACAACTCAGGAGTTAGGGGAGACTGCTCAGGAGTTAGAGGAAACAACTCAGGAGTTAGAGGAAACAACTCAGGAGTTAGAGGAAACAACTCAGGAGTTAGAGGAAACTGCTCAGGAGTCAGAAGAAATAACATTGGAATTAGGGGGAACTACTCAGGGATTAGAGGAAACAACGCTGGAGTTAGGGGAGACTACCCAGGGATTAGAGGAAACAACGCTGGAGTTAGGGGAGACTATCCAGGGATTGGAGGAAACAACACCGGATTTAGGGGGAACTACCCAGGAACTGGAAGAGAACATTCCAGATTTGGGGGGAGCAACCGAAGCCGCAAATAAGGGAAGCGGTAAAAAAATATCAGGAAAATATGGCTTTATTTCCGAGTTGATTGAAAATAATGAATTTATTGCGGAAATAATGGAAAAGGCAAAAAGCCTTTTTGAAAAACCTCTGCGTACCCTTCCGGATTACAAACCTGAAATAGATGGCCCACTCATTTCGTTTGAAGTGCCCGAGGGATTAAAGGAAGTAGAAAGGTACTGGATTCAGGAGCCTTATGCGTTTATATCAATTCTTGAAGATAAGAGAACCAGGTATTACAAGCTGGTTGAACCTGCCCTGACAAAGTTCGAAAAAGAACTGCTAGAACGGATCTATGAAGACTTCCAAGACATCCTGGTCCTGAACCCCACCACTTCCAGATTCGAAAAAGAAACGCTCCTGATTGACAGAACTCTTTACCTGCTTGAACGCTACAGGGCCGAACTTTCAACATCAACCCTTTACAGGATTATGTATTACCTTCGAAGGAACCTGCTTGGTTACGAAAAAATCAATCCTCTTCTT
This window encodes:
- a CDS encoding RAD55 family ATPase codes for the protein MERITSGIRGLDPLLGGGYPEGKGILITGPTGSGKTIIGIHFLYSNCSAGKKGLLILTRGLLEDLVLQSKDLGMDLEPFIDSGTLVVENVFENRIRETISSSRLGKGLEIREKDRISQIKTLSKDVEVVVQDSLGAFTSTQGCVGGDPFKKFDPIYRILAEHGCTSLFLIDDRAHQQLKGFADYLVFGKIELKLREDGISGKFSRYLSVTKMRATELSLENVQFELTSSGIRVK
- a CDS encoding cysteine desulfurase; the encoded protein is MYDVYAVRKDFPVLKEVVYLDSTATTQTPVPAVEAMNEFFYRYAGNHGRGAHRLARETTNHYEDARETVARFLNSEPSKTVFTKNTTEGINLVANSYPWEAGDHIITTLIEHHSNLLPWLRLQKFGVNITVVHPDREGRIDPAVIEAAITDRTKLIAVTQVSNVFGSVQDVERITKIAHRHGIKILIDGAQSAGHMPVDLSALGCDFFATAGHKGLLGPQGTGVLYIKEPDELESASVGGGAVSEVSGLSFVLEPSPACFEAGTPNIPGVIGLGRAVEYVKEIGVPEIEKQEITLARETAKRLSELEHVEVYGPENRAGVVPFNVRGLHAHDVALILDQSRKICVRSGHHCAIPSVRFLEVDSTVRASFALYNTEEEVDILVNAVNELKALVG